A DNA window from Streptomyces bacillaris contains the following coding sequences:
- a CDS encoding response regulator yields MSGTPTAEGGDPIRVFLLDDHEVVRRGLRDLLGSEPGVEVVGEAATAAQALARGPALRPDVAVLDVRLPDGDGITVCRELRSRMPGLACLMLTSFDDEDALLDAIMAGAAGYVLKQINGSDLVSAVRTVATGQSMLDPATTARLMRTLRAPEAAGPVEDERLSVLSERERSVLGLIGEGLTNRQIAGRLFLSEKTVKNHISRLLGKLGVERRVQAAVIATEAREHGQQ; encoded by the coding sequence ATGTCCGGCACACCGACCGCCGAGGGCGGGGACCCGATCCGCGTCTTCCTGCTGGACGACCACGAGGTCGTCCGCCGGGGGCTGCGCGATCTGCTGGGGTCCGAGCCCGGTGTGGAGGTCGTCGGGGAGGCGGCCACGGCTGCCCAGGCGCTGGCCCGGGGCCCGGCGCTGCGGCCCGATGTGGCGGTGCTGGACGTCCGGTTGCCGGACGGGGACGGCATCACCGTCTGCCGGGAGCTGCGTTCGCGGATGCCGGGGCTGGCCTGTCTGATGCTGACGTCGTTCGACGACGAGGACGCCCTGCTCGACGCGATCATGGCCGGGGCGGCCGGGTATGTGCTCAAGCAGATCAACGGCTCGGACCTGGTGTCGGCGGTACGGACCGTGGCGACGGGGCAGTCGATGCTCGACCCGGCGACCACGGCCCGGCTCATGCGGACCCTGCGCGCGCCCGAGGCCGCCGGCCCCGTGGAGGACGAGAGGCTGTCGGTCCTCTCCGAGCGGGAGCGGTCGGTGCTCGGCCTCATCGGGGAGGGGCTGACCAACCGGCAGATCGCGGGGCGGCTGTTCCTCTCCGAGAAGACCGTGAAGAACCACATCTCCCGGCTGCTGGGGAAGCTGGGGGTGGAGCGCCGGGTGCAGGCGGCCGTCATCGCGACGGAGGCGCGGGAGCACGGGCAGCAGTGA
- a CDS encoding radical SAM protein, producing the protein MPSSSRTALVEDLMGRFPEVPREAVIKEDLLRGGMAFDESALSGSIGGATGDVKPKSYFIFSFDHRTLPELGAAALNRPPEEVVLTGGPYGLRRTVVSVRVNPDSPYVVRGGEDGTLGLYLDGARIADVGLPPMPEYYRHQLSNGKSVMEVAPTIQWGYLIYLTVFRVCQYFGAKEECQFCDINHNWRQHKAAGRPYTGVKPVEEVLEALEIIDRYDTAGVSRAYTLTGGSITSQVGGRDEADFYGHYAKAIEERFPGRWTGKVVAQALPREDVQRFHDYGIRIYHPNFEVWDRRLFQLHCPGKERYVGRDEWHRRILDSAEVFGPRNVIPNFVAGIEMAEPFGFTKVSEAIDSTTEGLRFFMSNGVVPRFTTWCPEPTTPLGKANPLGAPLEYHIRLLQAYRATLEEFGLNSPPGYGPAGPGRAVFSVSSFMDSLEGLEEETTV; encoded by the coding sequence ATGCCGAGCAGCAGTCGTACGGCACTGGTCGAGGACCTTATGGGGCGTTTCCCCGAGGTGCCCCGGGAAGCCGTCATCAAGGAAGACCTGCTGCGCGGCGGCATGGCCTTCGACGAGTCCGCGCTCAGCGGATCCATCGGTGGCGCCACCGGTGACGTGAAGCCGAAGTCGTACTTCATCTTCTCCTTCGACCACCGCACCCTGCCCGAGCTGGGCGCCGCCGCGCTCAACCGGCCGCCGGAGGAGGTCGTCCTCACCGGCGGACCCTACGGGCTGCGCCGCACCGTGGTCTCGGTGCGGGTCAACCCCGACTCCCCGTACGTCGTGCGCGGCGGCGAGGACGGGACGCTCGGCCTCTACCTGGACGGGGCGCGGATCGCGGACGTCGGCCTCCCGCCGATGCCGGAGTACTACCGCCACCAGCTCTCCAACGGCAAGTCCGTCATGGAGGTCGCCCCGACCATCCAGTGGGGCTACCTCATCTATCTGACGGTCTTCCGGGTGTGCCAGTACTTCGGCGCCAAGGAGGAGTGCCAGTTCTGCGACATCAACCACAACTGGCGCCAGCACAAGGCGGCCGGCCGCCCCTACACCGGGGTCAAGCCGGTCGAGGAGGTGCTGGAGGCCCTGGAGATCATCGACCGGTACGACACCGCCGGCGTCTCCCGCGCCTACACCCTCACCGGCGGTTCCATCACCTCCCAGGTCGGCGGACGCGACGAGGCCGACTTCTACGGCCACTACGCCAAGGCCATCGAGGAGCGCTTCCCCGGCCGCTGGACCGGCAAGGTGGTCGCCCAGGCGCTGCCCCGCGAGGACGTGCAGCGCTTCCACGACTACGGCATCCGCATCTACCACCCCAACTTCGAGGTGTGGGACCGCCGGCTCTTCCAGCTGCACTGCCCGGGCAAGGAGCGGTACGTCGGCCGCGACGAGTGGCACCGCCGCATCCTGGACTCCGCCGAGGTCTTCGGGCCGCGCAACGTCATCCCCAACTTCGTCGCGGGCATCGAGATGGCCGAGCCCTTCGGCTTCACCAAGGTGAGCGAGGCCATCGACTCGACCACCGAGGGGCTGCGGTTCTTCATGTCCAACGGGGTCGTGCCGCGCTTCACCACCTGGTGCCCCGAGCCCACCACTCCGCTCGGCAAGGCCAACCCGCTCGGCGCGCCGCTGGAGTACCACATCCGGCTGCTCCAGGCCTACCGGGCGACGCTGGAGGAGTTCGGCCTCAACTCCCCGCCCGGCTACGGCCCCGCGGGCCCCGGCCGGGCCGTCTTCTCCGTCAGCTCCTTCATGGACAGCCTCGAAGGGCTGGAGGAGGAGACCACCGTCTGA
- a CDS encoding DeoR/GlpR family DNA-binding transcription regulator produces the protein MDTDERRRGILDAARRDGSVEVNALAALFQVAKETVRRDLHVLEEHGLVRRTHGGAYPVESAGFETTLAVRTTRNVPQKSRIAAAAADLLGDAETVFVDEGFTPQLVAEAFPRDRPLTVVTASLAVATVLADAEKISVILLGGRVRGSTMATVDHWASRMLAGFVIDLAYVGANGISREYGLTTPDPAVSEVKAQAMRSSRRRVFVGIHAKFGAVSFCRFAGVGDFETIVTDAGLSSAEAQRYSLLGPQVIRT, from the coding sequence GTGGACACCGACGAACGCCGCAGAGGAATACTCGACGCCGCCCGACGGGACGGATCGGTCGAGGTGAACGCCCTCGCGGCGCTGTTCCAGGTGGCCAAGGAGACCGTCCGCCGCGATCTGCACGTACTGGAGGAGCACGGTCTCGTCCGCCGCACCCACGGCGGCGCCTACCCGGTGGAGTCGGCGGGCTTCGAGACCACGCTCGCGGTCCGCACCACCCGTAACGTCCCGCAGAAGTCGCGGATCGCGGCCGCCGCCGCCGATCTGCTCGGGGACGCCGAGACCGTCTTCGTCGACGAGGGCTTCACCCCCCAGCTCGTCGCCGAGGCCTTCCCCCGGGACCGGCCGCTGACCGTGGTGACCGCGTCCCTGGCCGTCGCCACCGTCCTCGCGGACGCCGAGAAGATCTCCGTCATCCTGCTCGGCGGCCGCGTCCGCGGCTCCACGATGGCCACCGTCGACCACTGGGCCTCCAGGATGCTCGCCGGCTTCGTCATCGACCTGGCGTACGTCGGTGCCAACGGCATCTCCCGCGAGTACGGCCTCACCACCCCCGACCCGGCCGTCAGCGAGGTCAAGGCCCAGGCCATGCGCAGCTCCCGGCGGCGCGTCTTCGTCGGGATCCACGCCAAGTTCGGCGCGGTGAGCTTCTGCCGGTTCGCCGGGGTCGGGGACTTCGAGACGATCGTCACCGACGCCGGGCTCTCCTCCGCCGAGGCCCAGCGCTACTCCCTCCTGGGCCCCCAGGTCATCCGCACCTGA
- a CDS encoding ABC transporter substrate-binding protein: protein MRHHPRRRHGPRRLPRAAAVATALALLATGCAGAGGTSFGGGDALNVLMVNNPQMVELQKLTKEHFTKETGITVHFTVLPENDVRDKISQDYSNQAGQYDIATISNFELPFFAENGWLRPLDQYVEADPDFDQQDILPPLRASLTHKDGKLYAQPFYGESSFLMYRKDVFEKEGLTMPAKPTWKEVAELAAKTDGSQRGMKGICLRGLPGWGEVIAPLTTVVNTMGGTWFTEDWQPQLTAPEFKKATKFYVDLVRKHGQLGAPQSGYAECLNNMTQGKTAMWYDATAGAGSLEAKGSPVKGRIGYVPAPVERTDSSGWLYTWAWGMQNASKKADDAWKFISWASSKEYEELVGATSGWSNVPAGKRASTYAHPDYRKEAGAFADVTQQAISEADPNNPGTQPRPTAGIQFVGVPEFTDLGTKVAQEISAAIAGRQSVDTALATSQKLAEKVAEEYR from the coding sequence ATGCGCCACCACCCCCGCCGACGCCACGGACCACGCCGCCTGCCGCGCGCCGCCGCCGTGGCCACGGCACTCGCCCTCCTCGCCACCGGCTGCGCCGGAGCGGGCGGGACCTCCTTCGGGGGCGGTGACGCCCTCAACGTCCTGATGGTGAACAACCCGCAGATGGTCGAACTGCAGAAGCTGACCAAGGAGCACTTCACCAAGGAGACCGGCATCACCGTCCACTTCACGGTGCTGCCCGAGAACGACGTCCGCGACAAGATCAGCCAGGACTACTCCAACCAGGCCGGTCAGTACGACATCGCCACCATCTCCAACTTCGAGCTGCCGTTCTTCGCCGAGAACGGCTGGCTCCGCCCGCTGGACCAATACGTCGAGGCCGACCCGGACTTCGACCAGCAGGACATCCTCCCGCCGCTGCGCGCGTCGCTGACCCACAAGGACGGCAAGCTCTACGCCCAGCCCTTCTACGGCGAGTCCTCCTTCCTGATGTACCGCAAGGACGTCTTCGAGAAGGAAGGGCTCACCATGCCCGCCAAGCCCACCTGGAAAGAGGTCGCCGAACTCGCCGCGAAAACCGACGGATCGCAGCGCGGGATGAAGGGCATCTGCCTGCGGGGGCTCCCCGGCTGGGGCGAGGTCATCGCCCCGCTCACCACCGTCGTCAACACCATGGGCGGCACCTGGTTCACCGAGGACTGGCAACCGCAGCTGACCGCACCGGAGTTCAAGAAGGCGACGAAGTTCTACGTCGACCTCGTGCGCAAGCACGGACAGCTCGGCGCCCCGCAGTCCGGGTACGCCGAGTGCCTCAACAACATGACCCAGGGCAAGACCGCCATGTGGTACGACGCCACCGCGGGCGCCGGATCGCTGGAGGCCAAGGGCTCCCCGGTCAAGGGCAGGATCGGGTACGTACCGGCCCCCGTCGAGCGGACCGACAGCTCTGGCTGGCTCTACACCTGGGCCTGGGGCATGCAGAACGCCTCCAAGAAGGCCGACGACGCCTGGAAGTTCATCTCCTGGGCCTCCAGCAAGGAGTACGAGGAACTCGTCGGCGCCACCAGCGGCTGGTCCAACGTCCCGGCGGGCAAGCGCGCGTCCACCTACGCCCACCCCGACTACCGCAAGGAAGCAGGGGCGTTCGCGGACGTCACCCAGCAGGCCATCTCCGAGGCCGACCCCAACAACCCCGGCACCCAGCCGCGCCCCACGGCGGGCATCCAGTTCGTCGGCGTTCCGGAGTTCACCGACCTCGGCACCAAGGTGGCGCAGGAGATCAGCGCCGCCATCGCGGGCCGCCAGTCGGTGGACACTGCACTCGCCACCTCCCAGAAGCTGGCCGAGAAGGTCGCGGAGGAGTACCGATGA
- a CDS encoding carbohydrate ABC transporter permease, producing MTTTTAVRPTPPRPAPSGKRPTGSRAKAWATRAPLLPALVFLIVVTQLPFVATLVISFFDWNSLKPDQRHFTGFANYGSVFTDPALRDSVLTTVLLTATVVIVSVVLGLAFALLLDRTFFGRGFVRTLLITPFLIVPVSAALLWKHALYNPEYGLFNGALTWFGNLFGIDSMVQPEWTSEMPLMAVAAALVWQWTPFMMLILLAGLQSRPAEMMEAARLDGAGAWQMFRFLTLPHLRRYLELGVLLGSVYIVQNFDAVFTITAGGLGTANLPYTVYETFYRAHEYGLASAVGVVVVIGTVIIATFALRVVSSLFREEASRA from the coding sequence ATGACCACCACCACCGCCGTACGGCCGACCCCGCCCCGTCCCGCCCCATCGGGCAAGCGCCCCACGGGCAGCAGAGCGAAGGCCTGGGCGACCCGCGCACCGCTCCTGCCCGCCCTCGTCTTCCTGATCGTGGTCACCCAACTGCCCTTCGTGGCCACGCTGGTGATCTCCTTCTTCGACTGGAACTCGCTCAAGCCGGACCAGCGCCACTTCACCGGCTTCGCCAACTACGGCTCCGTCTTCACCGACCCGGCCCTACGCGACTCGGTCCTGACCACCGTCCTGCTCACCGCCACCGTGGTCATCGTGAGCGTCGTCCTCGGCCTCGCCTTCGCTCTGCTGCTCGACCGCACGTTCTTCGGCCGGGGCTTCGTCCGCACCCTCCTCATCACCCCGTTCCTGATCGTGCCGGTCTCGGCGGCGCTGCTGTGGAAACACGCCCTCTACAATCCCGAGTACGGGCTGTTCAACGGGGCGTTGACCTGGTTCGGGAACCTCTTCGGCATCGACTCCATGGTCCAGCCGGAGTGGACCTCCGAGATGCCCCTGATGGCGGTCGCCGCAGCCCTCGTCTGGCAGTGGACCCCGTTCATGATGCTGATCCTGCTGGCCGGACTGCAGAGCCGCCCCGCCGAGATGATGGAGGCCGCCCGGCTCGACGGCGCGGGCGCCTGGCAGATGTTCCGCTTCCTCACCCTGCCCCATCTGCGCCGCTACCTCGAACTCGGCGTCCTGCTGGGCTCGGTGTACATCGTGCAGAACTTCGACGCCGTCTTCACCATCACCGCGGGCGGCCTCGGCACCGCCAACCTCCCGTACACCGTCTACGAGACCTTCTACCGGGCCCATGAGTACGGACTGGCGTCCGCCGTGGGCGTGGTCGTGGTGATCGGCACCGTGATCATCGCGACGTTCGCGCTCCGGGTGGTCTCCTCCCTCTTCCGTGAGGAGGCGAGCCGCGCATGA
- a CDS encoding carbohydrate ABC transporter permease, translating into MSASTAAPTRTRATAKATAPTNRARRRSTALGLAAWAVGLVFCLPALWMVLTSFHSEADAATNPPSLAAALTLDGYRTFFGGGGGPTPWPPLVNSLMASVFSTVLVLLLALPAAYALSIRRVRKWTDVMFFFLSTKMLPVVAGLLPIYLFAKNTGFLDNIWLLVLLYTSMNLPIAVWMMQSFLADVPVSIIEAAQVDGAKLPTVLGRVVAPVAAPGIAATALICFIFSWNELLFARVLTGVVAGTAPVHLTTFVTSQGLFLAQLCAASVVVSLPVLVAGYAAQDKLVQGLSLGAVK; encoded by the coding sequence ATGAGCGCCTCGACCGCAGCACCGACCCGCACCCGCGCCACCGCGAAGGCCACCGCCCCGACCAACCGGGCCCGCAGGCGCTCCACCGCCCTCGGCCTGGCCGCCTGGGCCGTGGGCCTGGTCTTCTGCCTGCCCGCCCTGTGGATGGTGCTCACCTCCTTCCACTCGGAGGCCGACGCGGCGACCAACCCGCCCTCCCTGGCGGCCGCGCTGACGCTCGACGGCTACCGGACGTTCTTCGGCGGCGGAGGCGGCCCGACCCCCTGGCCGCCGCTGGTCAACTCCCTGATGGCGTCGGTGTTCTCCACCGTGCTGGTCCTCCTGCTGGCGCTCCCGGCGGCGTACGCGCTCTCCATCCGCCGGGTGCGCAAGTGGACCGACGTGATGTTCTTCTTCCTCTCCACCAAGATGCTGCCGGTGGTCGCCGGACTGCTGCCGATCTACCTGTTCGCGAAGAACACCGGCTTCCTGGACAACATCTGGCTGCTCGTCCTGCTCTACACCTCGATGAACCTGCCGATCGCGGTGTGGATGATGCAGTCCTTCCTCGCCGACGTCCCGGTCTCCATCATCGAGGCGGCCCAGGTCGACGGGGCGAAGCTGCCCACGGTCCTCGGCCGGGTCGTCGCCCCGGTCGCCGCCCCCGGCATCGCCGCCACGGCCCTGATCTGCTTCATCTTCAGCTGGAACGAGCTGCTGTTCGCCCGGGTGCTGACCGGCGTGGTCGCCGGGACGGCCCCCGTCCATCTGACCACCTTCGTCACCAGCCAGGGCCTCTTCCTCGCCCAGCTGTGCGCCGCGTCGGTGGTCGTGTCCCTGCCGGTGCTCGTCGCCGGCTACGCCGCCCAGGACAAACTCGTCCAGGGCCTTTCCTTGGGAGCAGTCAAATGA
- a CDS encoding zinc-dependent alcohol dehydrogenase family protein, giving the protein MRAAIVEAPGKVSVTTVDDPTPGRRDVVVKVASCGLCGTDLHILQGEFAPTLPIVPGHEFAGEIVAVGTDVTELAVGDKVAVDPSLHCHECRYCRSGRGNLCDNWAAIGVTVPGGAAEFAVAPVANCVKLPEHIDVADAALIEPLSCAVRGYDVLKGNLGAEVLIYGSGTMGLMMLELAKRTGAASVEVLDVNPQRLQTATLLGCTGAAARAEEFDRPGGWDVVIDATGNAGAIQDGLGRVAKGGTFLQFGVADYATTAVIEPYRIYNQEITITGSMAVLHSYERAAALFASGVLDPAVFISDRLPLEQYPEAIDQFKAGVGRKIVVQP; this is encoded by the coding sequence ATGAGGGCAGCCATCGTCGAGGCCCCCGGCAAGGTGTCGGTCACCACGGTCGACGACCCCACGCCCGGCCGCCGTGACGTGGTCGTGAAGGTGGCGTCCTGCGGGCTCTGCGGCACCGATCTCCACATCCTCCAGGGGGAGTTCGCCCCCACCCTGCCGATCGTGCCCGGCCATGAGTTCGCCGGGGAGATCGTCGCCGTCGGCACCGACGTCACCGAACTGGCCGTCGGGGACAAGGTGGCCGTCGACCCCTCGCTCCACTGCCACGAGTGCCGCTACTGCCGCTCCGGCCGCGGCAACCTCTGCGACAACTGGGCCGCCATCGGCGTCACCGTCCCCGGGGGCGCCGCCGAGTTCGCCGTCGCCCCGGTGGCCAACTGCGTCAAGCTGCCCGAGCACATCGACGTCGCCGACGCCGCCCTGATCGAGCCGCTCTCCTGCGCGGTGCGCGGCTACGACGTCCTCAAGGGCAACCTGGGCGCCGAGGTGCTGATCTACGGCTCCGGCACGATGGGCCTGATGATGCTGGAGCTGGCCAAGCGGACGGGCGCCGCCTCGGTGGAGGTCCTGGACGTCAACCCGCAGCGCCTGCAGACCGCCACGCTCCTCGGCTGCACGGGGGCGGCGGCCCGCGCGGAGGAGTTCGACCGCCCCGGCGGCTGGGACGTGGTCATCGACGCCACCGGCAACGCGGGCGCCATCCAGGACGGGCTGGGCCGGGTCGCCAAGGGCGGCACGTTCCTCCAGTTCGGGGTCGCCGACTACGCCACGACCGCGGTCATCGAGCCGTACCGCATCTACAACCAGGAGATCACCATCACCGGCTCGATGGCGGTCCTGCACAGCTACGAACGGGCCGCCGCACTCTTCGCCAGCGGGGTCCTGGACCCGGCGGTCTTCATCAGCGACCGGCTGCCGCTGGAGCAGTACCCGGAGGCGATCGACCAGTTCAAGGCGGGGGTGGGGCGGAAGATCGTGGTGCAGCCGTAG
- a CDS encoding peptidoglycan-binding domain-containing protein, whose protein sequence is MRSTVLVRTLVSVTTAVGIAAGGLAAAGAASATPAPAEKTAVSTVSTQSVAPYAVNNLGLSVSQAKKVQRSLPAWGYRGEMDGYLGTGSWMALQRYMKAYWGYNDAIDGVVGPNTVKALQRWMKTQFNYKGPIDGIAGPDTRAAFKRYANFV, encoded by the coding sequence ATGCGATCGACCGTCCTGGTCAGGACACTCGTCAGTGTCACCACCGCCGTCGGCATCGCCGCCGGAGGACTGGCAGCGGCAGGCGCGGCCTCCGCCACACCAGCACCCGCCGAGAAGACCGCGGTGAGCACGGTGAGCACGCAGTCCGTCGCACCGTACGCGGTGAACAACCTCGGGCTGAGTGTCTCCCAGGCCAAGAAGGTCCAGCGCTCTCTGCCCGCCTGGGGCTACAGGGGAGAGATGGACGGGTACCTGGGCACCGGGAGCTGGATGGCCCTGCAGCGGTACATGAAGGCGTACTGGGGTTACAACGACGCCATCGACGGAGTCGTCGGACCCAACACCGTCAAGGCGCTCCAGCGCTGGATGAAGACGCAGTTCAACTACAAGGGTCCCATCGACGGGATCGCCGGGCCGGACACCCGGGCCGCCTTCAAGCGGTACGCCAACTTCGTCTGA
- a CDS encoding peptidoglycan-binding domain-containing protein: MRSTVLVKTLVSVTTAVGIAAGGLAAAGTAAASPAPAEKAAVSTQSVAPLSVNNLGLSVSQAKKVQHFLAKYYKYDGAIDGQLGSESWKAQQRWLKSWDYTGPVDGIAGSGTIKALQRFLKTRHGYTGAIDGIAGTGTRSAYERFANRL; this comes from the coding sequence ATGCGATCGACCGTCCTGGTCAAGACACTCGTCAGTGTCACCACCGCCGTCGGCATCGCCGCCGGAGGACTGGCAGCGGCGGGCACGGCCGCCGCGTCACCCGCACCGGCCGAGAAAGCCGCAGTGAGCACGCAGTCCGTAGCGCCTCTCTCGGTGAACAACCTCGGGCTGAGTGTCTCCCAGGCCAAGAAGGTCCAGCACTTCCTGGCCAAGTACTACAAGTACGACGGGGCCATCGACGGACAGCTCGGTTCCGAGAGCTGGAAGGCGCAGCAGCGCTGGCTGAAGAGCTGGGACTACACCGGCCCCGTCGACGGGATCGCCGGAAGCGGCACGATCAAGGCGTTGCAGCGCTTCCTCAAGACCCGTCACGGCTACACCGGTGCCATCGACGGGATCGCCGGGACCGGAACCCGGTCCGCGTACGAGCGGTTCGCCAACCGGCTCTGA
- a CDS encoding helix-turn-helix domain-containing protein, whose amino-acid sequence MLPETVLRTDDVAPDIRFDVWRDAMAATMSPMHVSSQHSSDFWGETRLLTLEDILLWPVAMQASRYRRTPKLIRQGDPELYHITLVLPGSGRLRVDHNDRRHMSLVNDLYILNSSYPCDVEVEENELAVGIGVEIPRSHFPLATERAIGRVLGQRLPGQEGFGAVLAHFLSHLVARNSAHQPSDVPRLKQILLDLVTGLVARELDAETALSKETRQRNKFLLIRSHINRHYHDPGLTPRTVAAAHFISPRQLHRLFEAEGITAAAYIRGRRLSEARRRLADPAQYTTSIQSIARRCGYTSAAHFSRSFSAAYGMAPREYRELEHRQQLDTELRTLTRPPATGRDPIPA is encoded by the coding sequence GTGCTCCCCGAAACGGTTCTCCGAACGGACGACGTGGCACCGGACATCAGATTCGACGTGTGGCGGGACGCCATGGCGGCGACGATGTCACCGATGCACGTCAGCAGTCAGCACTCTTCCGATTTCTGGGGCGAGACACGCCTATTGACTCTGGAGGACATCCTGCTCTGGCCGGTGGCGATGCAGGCGTCCCGCTATCGCCGGACGCCGAAACTGATCCGCCAGGGCGATCCCGAGCTTTACCACATCACGCTCGTCCTGCCGGGGAGCGGGCGGCTCAGGGTGGACCACAACGACCGGAGGCACATGTCCCTGGTCAACGACCTGTACATCCTGAACAGCTCGTACCCCTGCGATGTCGAGGTGGAGGAGAACGAACTGGCCGTGGGAATCGGCGTCGAGATTCCCCGGAGCCACTTTCCGCTCGCGACCGAAAGGGCCATCGGCCGCGTGCTCGGCCAACGCCTTCCGGGACAGGAGGGGTTCGGGGCGGTCCTCGCCCATTTTCTCTCCCATCTCGTCGCCCGCAACTCCGCGCACCAGCCGTCCGACGTGCCCCGGCTCAAGCAGATTCTGCTCGATCTCGTCACCGGACTCGTCGCCCGCGAACTGGACGCGGAGACGGCGCTCAGCAAGGAGACAAGACAGAGGAACAAGTTCCTGCTCATCCGCTCCCACATCAACCGGCACTATCACGATCCGGGGCTGACCCCGCGCACCGTCGCCGCCGCCCATTTCATCTCCCCGCGCCAGTTGCACCGGCTGTTCGAGGCCGAGGGGATCACGGCGGCGGCCTACATCCGCGGCCGGCGCCTGTCGGAGGCCCGGCGCCGACTGGCGGACCCCGCGCAGTACACGACCTCCATCCAGTCGATCGCCCGGCGCTGCGGCTACACCAGCGCCGCGCACTTCAGCCGGTCGTTCTCCGCCGCGTACGGGATGGCGCCCCGGGAGTACCGGGAGCTGGAGCACCGGCAGCAACTGGACACGGAACTCCGGACGCTCACTCGGCCGCCCGCCACCGGCCGCGACCCGATACCGGCGTAG